A single Calidifontibacter indicus DNA region contains:
- the hppD gene encoding 4-hydroxyphenylpyruvate dioxygenase, protein MTDTAHLTLQEREADLDAAQLKQLVGLVEYDADSDPFPVTGWDAIVFVSGNATQSAQYYQNVWGMELIAYSGPENGNRDHKSFVLKSGSIKFVINGAVDPGSPLVEHHRKHGDGVIDIALEVPDVDKCVARARSAGAVVVREPEDLCDEHGTVRIASIGTYGDTVHTLVDRSKYDGVHLPGYQPATSTLVRREGQPKRLFQALDHVVGNVELGKMDEWVTFYNKVMGFVNMAEFIGDDIATDYSALMSKVVANGNHRVKFPLNEPAEAKRKSQIDEYLEFYRGPGAQHLAVATGDILATVDALRANGVEFLDTPDSYYEDPELRARIGKVRVPVEELQSRGILVDRDEDGYLLQIFTKPLGDRPTVFFELIERHGSLGFGKGNFKALFEAIEREQDRRGNL, encoded by the coding sequence ATGACTGATACCGCTCACCTGACCCTGCAGGAACGCGAAGCCGACCTCGACGCCGCACAGCTCAAGCAGCTCGTCGGCCTGGTGGAGTACGACGCGGACAGCGACCCGTTCCCGGTCACCGGCTGGGACGCGATCGTCTTCGTGTCCGGCAACGCCACGCAGTCGGCGCAGTACTACCAGAACGTCTGGGGCATGGAGCTCATCGCCTACTCCGGTCCGGAGAACGGCAACCGCGACCACAAGTCGTTCGTGCTGAAGTCGGGCTCGATCAAGTTCGTCATCAACGGCGCCGTCGACCCCGGCAGCCCCCTCGTGGAGCACCACCGCAAGCACGGTGACGGCGTCATCGACATCGCCCTGGAGGTGCCGGACGTCGACAAGTGCGTCGCGCGGGCCCGCTCGGCCGGTGCGGTGGTCGTGCGCGAACCGGAGGACCTCTGCGACGAGCACGGCACCGTCCGCATCGCCTCGATCGGCACCTACGGCGACACCGTGCACACCCTGGTCGACCGCTCGAAGTACGACGGCGTCCACCTGCCGGGCTACCAGCCGGCGACGTCGACGCTGGTGCGTCGCGAGGGGCAGCCGAAGAGGTTGTTCCAGGCGCTCGACCACGTCGTCGGCAATGTCGAACTCGGCAAGATGGACGAATGGGTCACCTTCTACAACAAGGTGATGGGGTTCGTGAACATGGCGGAGTTCATCGGCGACGACATCGCCACCGACTACTCGGCGTTGATGAGCAAGGTCGTCGCCAACGGCAACCACCGGGTGAAGTTCCCGCTCAACGAGCCGGCCGAGGCGAAGAGGAAGTCGCAGATCGACGAGTACCTCGAGTTCTACCGCGGCCCCGGCGCCCAGCACCTCGCGGTCGCGACCGGAGACATCCTGGCGACGGTGGATGCGTTGCGCGCCAACGGAGTCGAGTTCCTCGACACCCCCGACTCCTACTACGAAGACCCCGAACTGCGGGCCCGCATCGGCAAGGTACGGGTGCCGGTCGAGGAGTTGCAGAGCCGGGGCATCCTCGTCGACCGCGACGAGGACGGCTACCTGCTGCAGATCTTCACCAAGCCGCTCGGCGACCGTCCGACGGTGTTCTTCGAGCTCATCGAGCGGCACGGTTCGCTCGGTTTCGGCAAGGGCAACTTCAAGGCCCTGTTCGAGGCGATCGAGCGCGAGCAGGACCGCCGCGGCAACCTCTGA
- a CDS encoding cation:proton antiporter yields the protein MTFAQLALICAVGLFGPLLSLPRRFRLPVVIGELLVGIVVGRTGFRLLDAHDTTFSFLAEIGFALVMFVAGSHVPVRDSALRAGLKVGAARAVVIGVLAVPVGLGIARLFDTGHGGIYAVLIASSSASLVLPALEDVSTRATEIVRMLPQVAIADAACIVALPLALDPSRAGRSAFGALAVIACGAVLFLGLRWLVGSGRQRRIHRVSETHDLAIELRFSLTVLFALAAVAAATHVSVMLAGFVVGLAVSGAGEPHRLAKQLFALTDGFFAPVFFVWLGASLDLRELSTHPDAIVLGVVLGVAACIVHLVPAVAGQPWPVAAITCAQLGVPVAAAALGTSLDLLRPGEATAMLLGAMVTVSVTAFVAPRVHRIDARSAT from the coding sequence GTGACCTTCGCCCAACTCGCGCTCATCTGCGCGGTCGGACTGTTCGGGCCGTTGCTGTCTTTGCCGCGCCGGTTCCGGCTGCCGGTGGTGATCGGTGAGCTGCTGGTCGGAATCGTGGTGGGCCGTACCGGGTTCCGGCTGCTCGACGCCCACGACACGACGTTCTCCTTCCTGGCCGAGATCGGGTTCGCGCTGGTGATGTTCGTGGCGGGTTCGCATGTGCCGGTGCGGGATTCGGCATTGCGTGCCGGTCTGAAGGTGGGCGCAGCGCGCGCGGTGGTGATCGGTGTGCTCGCCGTGCCGGTCGGCCTGGGCATCGCCCGGCTGTTCGACACCGGCCACGGCGGCATCTATGCGGTGTTGATCGCCTCGTCGTCGGCGAGCCTGGTGTTGCCGGCCCTGGAAGATGTCTCGACACGCGCCACGGAGATCGTGCGGATGCTGCCGCAGGTGGCGATCGCCGACGCCGCCTGCATCGTCGCCCTGCCGCTGGCGCTCGACCCGTCGCGAGCGGGTCGCTCGGCGTTCGGAGCGCTCGCCGTGATCGCCTGTGGCGCAGTGCTTTTCCTGGGGCTGCGGTGGCTGGTGGGCAGCGGCCGACAGCGGCGCATCCACCGGGTGTCCGAGACCCACGATCTCGCGATCGAGTTGCGCTTCTCGCTCACCGTGTTGTTCGCTCTGGCCGCCGTCGCGGCAGCGACCCACGTGTCGGTGATGCTCGCCGGGTTCGTCGTCGGCCTGGCGGTCTCGGGAGCGGGGGAGCCACACCGCCTCGCCAAACAACTGTTCGCGCTCACCGACGGGTTCTTCGCGCCGGTCTTCTTCGTCTGGCTCGGAGCATCGCTCGATCTGCGCGAACTGTCCACGCATCCGGACGCGATCGTGCTGGGTGTCGTGCTCGGCGTTGCCGCTTGCATCGTGCACCTGGTGCCGGCTGTCGCCGGTCAGCCGTGGCCGGTGGCCGCGATCACCTGTGCCCAACTCGGCGTGCCTGTCGCGGCGGCCGCCCTCGGCACGTCCCTCGATCTGCTGCGTCCGGGGGAGGCGACTGCGATGTTGCTCGGGGCGATGGTCACGGTGTCTGTCACCGCGTTCGTGGCGCCGCGAGTGCATCGCATCGACGCGCGGTCGGCCACCTGA
- a CDS encoding IclR family transcriptional regulator, with amino-acid sequence MAKDNDLGGETSQTMDRGLAVIGLLAEPAHATGLTVTEMAQKLGVGRPVIYRLVASLARRDIVIRRIDGRICLGVGLIHLANSVWPGLRDVASPILRELAETSGLTAHLTVADRGEALAIAVVEPRWTGLHVSYREGTRHPLEVGAAGRAILAGRGGDDRWVPSAGELQPGAHGLAAPVMGAAGLEASIGLVAMAAFDEDRIGPQVQAAAKDLAAALDH; translated from the coding sequence ATGGCGAAGGACAACGACCTGGGTGGTGAGACCTCGCAGACGATGGACCGCGGGTTGGCCGTCATCGGGCTGCTGGCCGAACCGGCCCACGCCACCGGCCTGACCGTCACAGAGATGGCGCAGAAGCTCGGTGTCGGGCGCCCGGTGATCTATCGGCTCGTTGCGTCCCTCGCCCGACGCGACATCGTCATCCGACGGATCGACGGACGAATCTGCCTGGGAGTCGGCCTGATTCACCTCGCGAACTCGGTCTGGCCGGGGCTGCGGGACGTCGCTTCGCCGATCCTGCGCGAGCTCGCCGAGACGTCCGGCCTGACCGCCCATCTCACGGTCGCCGACCGTGGTGAGGCGCTCGCCATCGCCGTGGTCGAACCTCGCTGGACGGGTCTGCACGTCTCCTACCGGGAGGGCACGCGGCACCCGCTCGAGGTCGGCGCCGCGGGGCGGGCGATCCTCGCCGGTCGCGGCGGCGACGATCGCTGGGTGCCGAGCGCCGGCGAGTTGCAGCCGGGCGCGCACGGCCTGGCGGCACCCGTCATGGGCGCGGCCGGCCTGGAAGCCTCGATCGGTCTGGTCGCGATGGCTGCCTTCGACGAAGACCGGATCGGGCCGCAGGTGCAGGCCGCGGCGAAGGACCTCGCAGCCGCCCTCGACCACTGA
- a CDS encoding P1 family peptidase, translated as MIQRDQQTAAPFEAPAETGQISDVPGVRVGHTTVVDGDVRTGVTTVVPDPVPSPARPLRCGLFVGNGHGKLVGATELIELGELQTPLVLTNTLNTFLAADALTDWMLRRPECADVVTLNPLVAECNDSWLSDIRARAVRPEHVHAALDSADTDFACGAVGAGTGMWALGFKGGIGTASRRVGDHTVGVLALTNFTGTLTLHDTVVEAPDTVVPEGNSCIMVVATDAPFDARQLGRVARRSVFAMGTVGADYRHGSGDYGIAFSTDRHSAPPPDRQLDPYFRATLDASADAIVSSLWHAPTTIGRAGHTAHGLQDVLRARGLLS; from the coding sequence ATGATCCAGCGCGACCAGCAGACCGCAGCACCCTTCGAAGCCCCAGCCGAAACCGGACAGATCAGCGACGTGCCCGGAGTGCGGGTCGGTCACACCACCGTCGTCGACGGCGACGTGCGCACCGGCGTCACCACTGTGGTGCCCGACCCGGTGCCGAGTCCGGCCCGGCCGTTGCGCTGCGGGCTGTTCGTCGGCAACGGTCACGGCAAGCTCGTCGGTGCCACCGAACTCATCGAACTCGGCGAGTTGCAGACTCCGTTGGTGCTCACCAACACCCTGAACACCTTCCTGGCCGCCGACGCACTCACCGACTGGATGCTGCGGCGTCCGGAGTGCGCCGATGTCGTGACCCTCAACCCGCTGGTGGCCGAGTGCAACGACTCATGGCTGTCCGACATCCGTGCCCGCGCGGTGCGCCCCGAGCACGTTCACGCCGCCTTGGACAGCGCGGACACCGACTTCGCGTGCGGCGCCGTGGGGGCCGGCACCGGGATGTGGGCGCTCGGCTTCAAGGGCGGGATCGGCACGGCATCACGCCGGGTCGGCGATCACACCGTGGGCGTGCTCGCGCTGACCAACTTCACCGGCACGCTCACCCTGCACGACACCGTCGTCGAGGCACCCGACACCGTTGTGCCCGAAGGAAACTCCTGCATCATGGTCGTTGCCACCGACGCCCCCTTCGATGCGCGGCAGCTCGGCCGGGTCGCGCGACGATCAGTCTTCGCGATGGGCACCGTGGGCGCCGACTACCGGCACGGCAGCGGCGACTACGGGATCGCTTTCAGCACCGACCGACACAGTGCGCCACCGCCCGACCGGCAGCTCGACCCGTACTTCCGGGCCACGCTCGACGCGTCAGCCGACGCGATCGTGTCGTCGCTATGGCATGCCCCGACGACCATCGGACGGGCCGGGCACACCGCCCACGGACTGCAGGACGTGCTCCGCGCACGCGGGCTGCTGAGCTGA
- a CDS encoding M20/M25/M40 family metallo-hydrolase: MPEPQPTTPSGEPHRTAEAVDALAALRAALRHRTVAGPDKVDAEFDGLHADLRTHFPLLHAACERVDLPDHALLLRWPGRAADRPVVLMAHQDVVPTNPRDNWTHPPYEAVVDDGFVWGRGTLDCKGSLVAICAAVETLIADGFVPTQDVWLSFSSDEEVAGTTAPLAVAALQERGVDPWLVLDEGGMAVTGAFPGVSEPMAVIGLAEKGLVVLELTATGAGGHASTPPTPSAPAILAKAVLALEKRPAPASLPDPSVRMLERLAPLTRPPMRQVLANVDRARKPAAAALAKLGPVTAALVRTTYAITQLAGSPAQNVLASTATATVNMRVAVDDDVDTAVARVRKTVGKDVQVEVLDAYEPSPVAPIGEAYDLLEQVTAEVMPDVAPTPYVVMAATDARHFQRVWAPVYRFNPFRMTESQRNSLHNVDERLEVSSYLEGIDWYTTLLRRI; encoded by the coding sequence ATGCCCGAGCCACAGCCCACTACGCCGTCGGGGGAGCCCCACCGCACCGCAGAGGCTGTCGATGCGCTCGCTGCCCTGCGCGCCGCGCTGCGGCACCGCACCGTCGCCGGCCCCGACAAGGTCGACGCCGAGTTCGACGGGTTGCACGCCGATCTGCGAACGCACTTCCCGCTGCTGCACGCCGCCTGCGAACGCGTCGACCTGCCCGATCACGCACTGCTGCTGCGCTGGCCCGGCCGGGCCGCCGACCGGCCGGTCGTCCTGATGGCCCACCAGGACGTCGTGCCCACCAACCCCCGCGACAACTGGACGCACCCACCGTATGAAGCCGTTGTCGACGACGGATTCGTCTGGGGGAGAGGCACTCTCGACTGCAAGGGCTCGCTCGTGGCGATCTGCGCGGCTGTCGAGACGCTCATCGCCGACGGGTTCGTGCCCACCCAGGACGTGTGGTTGTCGTTCTCCAGCGACGAGGAGGTCGCCGGCACGACCGCGCCGCTCGCCGTCGCCGCGCTGCAGGAACGCGGCGTCGATCCCTGGCTGGTGCTCGACGAGGGCGGCATGGCGGTCACCGGAGCCTTCCCCGGCGTGAGCGAACCGATGGCGGTGATCGGCCTGGCCGAGAAGGGGCTGGTGGTGCTCGAACTCACCGCGACCGGCGCGGGAGGTCACGCCTCGACTCCGCCGACCCCGAGTGCGCCCGCCATCCTGGCGAAGGCGGTGCTGGCGCTGGAGAAGCGACCCGCCCCGGCGAGCCTGCCCGACCCGAGCGTGCGGATGCTCGAACGGCTCGCACCGTTGACCCGTCCGCCGATGCGTCAGGTGCTCGCGAACGTCGACCGCGCCCGTAAACCGGCGGCGGCCGCGCTGGCGAAGCTCGGCCCGGTGACCGCGGCGCTCGTGCGCACGACGTACGCGATCACGCAGTTGGCCGGGTCGCCTGCGCAGAACGTGCTGGCCAGCACCGCCACCGCCACCGTCAACATGCGGGTGGCCGTCGACGACGACGTCGACACCGCCGTCGCGCGGGTGCGCAAGACCGTCGGCAAGGACGTGCAGGTCGAGGTGCTCGACGCCTACGAACCGAGCCCGGTCGCCCCGATCGGCGAGGCGTACGACCTGTTGGAGCAGGTGACCGCCGAGGTCATGCCCGACGTCGCGCCGACACCGTACGTCGTGATGGCGGCCACCGACGCACGCCACTTCCAGCGGGTGTGGGCCCCGGTGTACCGGTTCAACCCGTTCCGCATGACCGAGTCGCAGCGCAACAGTCTGCACAACGTCGACGAACGCCTCGAGGTGTCGTCGTACCTGGAGGGAATCGATTGGTACACAACGTTGCTGCGCCGGATCTGA
- a CDS encoding Lrp/AsnC family transcriptional regulator: MIDELDRRLLKLLDTQPQIGVLGASRALDVARGTVQARLDKLRDRGVIASESPSLSPSALGYPVTAFCTLSISQRHGHDPVITHLGQIPEVLEVHTITGEGDLWIRIVGRDNGDLQRVLDEVLATDLVVRSSTVIALAELLPYRTLPLLDARAGD; encoded by the coding sequence ATGATCGACGAGCTAGACCGACGGCTGCTCAAACTGCTCGACACCCAACCTCAGATCGGGGTGCTCGGCGCCTCGCGCGCGCTCGACGTGGCCCGCGGCACCGTGCAGGCCCGCCTCGACAAGCTGCGCGACCGCGGCGTGATCGCCTCGGAGAGCCCGTCGCTGTCACCGTCCGCCCTCGGCTATCCGGTCACGGCCTTCTGCACGCTGTCGATCTCCCAACGCCACGGGCACGACCCGGTCATCACACACCTCGGACAGATCCCCGAAGTGCTCGAGGTACACACGATCACCGGCGAGGGCGACCTGTGGATCCGGATCGTGGGTCGTGACAACGGCGACCTGCAACGTGTGCTCGACGAGGTGCTCGCGACCGACCTGGTCGTGCGCAGCTCGACGGTCATCGCACTCGCCGAACTCCTGCCCTACCGCACGCTGCCGTTGCTCGACGCACGAGCGGGCGACTGA